The following coding sequences lie in one Niabella agricola genomic window:
- a CDS encoding DUF1343 domain-containing protein yields the protein MSERPNHKDTVCYGLDLRNYDINKLRQSRQINLAWVIELYNAYPDKARFFTPGRANQDISAFDLRIGTNQLRKQIIAGVSEADIRKSWEPGLQKFKAIRAKYLLYPD from the coding sequence ATGAGTGAGCGACCCAATCACAAGGACACCGTTTGTTATGGGCTGGACCTGCGCAATTATGATATAAACAAGCTTCGGCAAAGTCGGCAGATTAATTTAGCATGGGTCATTGAATTATACAATGCCTACCCGGATAAAGCCCGTTTCTTCACTCCCGGAAGAGCGAATCAGGATATATCCGCCTTTGATCTGCGCATTGGTACCAACCAGTTACGAAAGCAGATCATAGCAGGTGTATCGGAAGCAGATATTCGAAAAAGCTGGGAACCCGGGCTGCAGAAATTTAAAGCGATACGGGCAAAATATCTTTTATATCCGGATTAA
- a CDS encoding exo-beta-N-acetylmuramidase NamZ family protein, with product MMQFTSMLFLALLAMSHIECTSYASTVPGVPEKPGIITGADQTGKYVPYLKGKRIGLVANQSSIIGKTSSVDSLLSLGIKIVKVFGPEHGFRGNASNGAVVSDEKDAKTGIPIISLYGRNEKPTKEQLADIDLMVFDIQDVGCRYYTNINTLEYVMEACAENGKELLILDRPNPNGYVVDGPVMTEDRFKSAIGIHYTPMTHGMTIGEFAQYLNGEGYLKKPCKIKIIKVAHYNHTMPYVLPVHPSPNLNTQQAVMLFPSLCMFEGTVINEGRGTYMPFTILGAPALKDKYSFSYKPVSIPG from the coding sequence ATGATGCAATTTACTTCGATGCTTTTTTTAGCGCTTCTGGCAATGAGCCACATAGAGTGTACCTCTTACGCGTCGACGGTTCCCGGTGTGCCGGAAAAGCCAGGAATTATTACAGGTGCCGATCAAACGGGAAAATATGTGCCTTATCTAAAAGGAAAACGGATTGGCCTGGTGGCAAATCAAAGTTCCATAATCGGTAAAACAAGCAGTGTAGACAGTTTATTAAGCCTTGGAATTAAAATTGTAAAAGTGTTTGGCCCCGAACATGGCTTTAGAGGTAATGCCAGCAATGGAGCGGTGGTGAGCGATGAAAAGGATGCTAAAACGGGCATTCCAATCATTTCATTATATGGCAGAAACGAGAAGCCAACTAAAGAACAACTGGCTGATATCGACCTTATGGTCTTTGATATTCAGGACGTGGGCTGCCGCTATTATACAAATATCAATACACTTGAATATGTGATGGAGGCCTGTGCCGAAAACGGTAAAGAACTGCTCATCCTTGACCGGCCAAATCCTAACGGATATGTAGTAGACGGCCCGGTGATGACGGAAGACCGATTTAAATCGGCCATTGGAATCCACTACACACCGATGACCCATGGTATGACAATCGGAGAATTTGCGCAATATCTGAACGGCGAAGGATATCTTAAAAAGCCCTGCAAAATAAAAATTATAAAAGTTGCCCATTACAATCATACCATGCCGTACGTACTCCCCGTACATCCTTCGCCCAATTTAAATACGCAGCAGGCTGTAATGCTTTTTCCCAGCCTATGCATGTTTGAAGGAACAGTTATTAATGAAGGCCGGGGAACGTATATGCCGTTTACCATATTGGGCGCACCCGCGTTGAAAGACAAATATTCATTTTCGTACAAGCCGGTAAGTATTCCGGGATGA
- a CDS encoding sugar phosphate isomerase/epimerase family protein produces MHINRKEFLKRTSVLAAGVLAGPSLIAGTGKPKTYPISLAEWSLHRALQKKQITNLDFPRIAKKEFGISIVEYVNQFFKDKAEDTAYLNQLLTVCKDNGVTNHLIMCDGEGELGNTNDAERKKAVENHYKWVHAAKYLGCKTIRVNAAGNGSAEEVAKAAVDGLSRLGEYAAKEKINVIVENHGGYSSDGKWLSGVMKTIGKKTVGTLPDFGNFCLKRGENWKCVEEYDRYLGVKELLPFAKGVSAKSYDFDANGNCIETDYKRIFDIMKTSGFSGIVGIEYEGNELSEYDGIRATLALLKKVMSGS; encoded by the coding sequence ATGCATATCAACCGGAAAGAATTTTTGAAAAGAACATCTGTCCTGGCTGCCGGAGTTTTAGCCGGTCCTTCACTGATTGCCGGAACAGGAAAACCGAAAACCTATCCCATCTCGCTGGCGGAATGGTCGCTGCACCGCGCGCTGCAGAAAAAGCAGATCACCAACCTTGATTTTCCCCGGATTGCGAAGAAAGAATTCGGAATTTCGATTGTTGAATATGTGAACCAGTTTTTTAAGGATAAGGCAGAAGATACGGCCTACCTGAACCAGTTGCTTACGGTATGTAAGGATAACGGCGTTACCAACCATCTCATCATGTGCGATGGAGAAGGCGAACTGGGCAATACCAACGATGCCGAGCGGAAAAAAGCAGTAGAGAACCACTACAAATGGGTGCATGCCGCCAAATACCTTGGATGTAAAACCATACGGGTAAATGCTGCCGGTAATGGCAGTGCCGAAGAAGTGGCGAAAGCTGCGGTGGATGGGCTGAGCCGCCTGGGAGAATATGCCGCGAAAGAAAAAATCAACGTGATTGTGGAAAACCATGGCGGGTACTCATCTGATGGAAAATGGCTGAGCGGTGTGATGAAAACGATTGGTAAGAAAACAGTGGGCACGCTTCCTGATTTTGGAAATTTCTGCCTGAAACGCGGCGAGAACTGGAAATGCGTGGAAGAGTATGACCGCTACCTGGGTGTAAAGGAACTGTTGCCTTTTGCCAAAGGAGTAAGCGCCAAATCCTACGATTTTGATGCCAATGGCAACTGTATAGAAACCGACTATAAGCGGATCTTTGATATCATGAAAACATCCGGATTCTCGGGTATTGTGGGTATTGAATATGAAGGGAACGAGCTCAGCGAGTATGATGGTATCCGTGCAACGCTGGCCCTGCTGAAAAAAGTAATGAGCGGATCCTGA
- a CDS encoding gluconate 2-dehydrogenase subunit 3 family protein translates to MNRREALSRVGILLGGTVIGAEVFLSGCKNTAVKAGSFSPEIVALLDEIGETIIPTTPDSPGAKAAQIGNFMKTIVTDCYRENEQKAFHEGIGKLQEACEAKYKKGFNELSATEKTAFLTELDKEAKAFVKTDAYKKEKEAFDAKQDEWVKAEEAKKNFGAVKLKQSYPPHYFSMIKQLTLWGYFTSKPGATQALRYVETPGKFDGAYPYKKGDKAWAL, encoded by the coding sequence ATGAACAGAAGAGAAGCTTTATCACGTGTTGGTATTTTGTTAGGAGGTACCGTTATTGGTGCTGAAGTTTTTTTGTCGGGTTGTAAAAATACGGCCGTTAAAGCCGGGTCTTTTTCACCTGAGATCGTTGCGCTGTTGGATGAAATAGGAGAAACCATCATTCCCACCACACCGGATTCTCCCGGCGCAAAAGCGGCGCAGATCGGTAATTTTATGAAAACCATCGTAACCGATTGTTACCGCGAAAACGAACAAAAAGCCTTCCATGAGGGCATTGGCAAATTGCAGGAAGCCTGCGAAGCAAAATACAAAAAAGGATTTAACGAACTGTCTGCAACCGAAAAAACCGCATTCCTGACGGAACTGGACAAAGAGGCGAAGGCATTTGTAAAAACGGATGCTTACAAAAAAGAAAAAGAAGCCTTCGATGCCAAACAGGATGAATGGGTAAAAGCAGAGGAAGCCAAAAAGAATTTTGGTGCAGTAAAGCTGAAGCAAAGCTATCCGCCGCATTATTTTTCCATGATCAAGCAGTTGACGCTGTGGGGGTACTTTACTTCTAAACCCGGAGCCACACAGGCCCTGCGTTATGTAGAAACCCCGGGAAAATTTGACGGGGCCTATCCTTATAAAAAAGGAGACAAAGCCTGGGCGCTGTAA
- a CDS encoding GMC oxidoreductase — MAENNTYDAIVIGSGVSGGWAAKELTEKGLKVIMLERGKNIEHVKDYVNAGKAPWELPHRGSKTQEMIKDHPVLNRDYPLNETNLDWWVDEKESPYTEIKRFDWFRGYHVGGRSLLWGRQSYRWADLDFEANAKEGVAVDWPVRYKDIAPWYDYVEKFAGISGNRDGIPHLPDGQFLPPMDMTIVEKDIAARIKDIYKGSRHMIIGRVANITQPLPGRTNCQYRNKCWLGCPFGGYFSTQSSTLPAAMKTGNLTLRPWSIVTKILYDKDKKKATGVEVLDAETNKTYVYNAKIIFLNASTLNSTWILMNSATDIWPGGLGSSSGELGHNLMDHHLGVGAAGRVEGFEDKYTFGRRANGIYIPRFRNMNGDKRDYLRGFGYQGGGGRGRGNASAEEQTIGVALKESLTEPGSWTMNIGGFGEILPYHENQVTLDKNKKDKWGLNVLAIDAEWKENERKMRVDMKNDAIEMLEKAGVKDVKGRDGDGTIGRGIHEMGTARMGADPKTSVVNKWNQVWDAPNVFVTDGSFMTSANCVNPSLTYMAFTARAVDYAVNELKKQNL; from the coding sequence ATGGCAGAAAATAATACTTACGACGCGATCGTCATCGGCAGCGGGGTTTCCGGCGGATGGGCTGCAAAAGAACTTACAGAAAAAGGATTGAAGGTCATCATGCTGGAACGTGGTAAAAACATCGAGCATGTAAAAGACTATGTCAATGCCGGTAAGGCCCCATGGGAGCTTCCGCACCGGGGAAGCAAAACGCAGGAAATGATCAAAGATCACCCGGTGCTGAACCGCGACTATCCGCTCAATGAAACCAACCTCGATTGGTGGGTGGATGAAAAGGAATCGCCTTATACCGAAATAAAGCGTTTTGATTGGTTCCGCGGGTACCATGTAGGCGGTCGTTCGCTGTTATGGGGGCGCCAGAGTTATCGCTGGGCCGACCTGGATTTTGAAGCCAATGCTAAAGAAGGCGTTGCCGTTGACTGGCCGGTGCGTTATAAAGACATAGCCCCCTGGTATGATTACGTGGAGAAATTTGCGGGGATCAGCGGGAACCGGGATGGTATTCCGCATTTGCCCGACGGACAGTTTCTGCCGCCGATGGACATGACGATTGTAGAAAAGGATATCGCTGCCCGCATCAAGGATATTTATAAAGGATCGCGGCATATGATTATCGGGCGGGTGGCCAATATCACCCAGCCGTTACCAGGCCGTACCAATTGCCAGTACCGGAATAAATGCTGGCTGGGTTGTCCGTTTGGAGGCTATTTCAGCACACAATCATCTACCTTGCCGGCAGCCATGAAAACCGGTAACCTTACATTGAGACCCTGGAGTATCGTTACAAAGATTCTGTATGATAAAGATAAAAAGAAGGCAACCGGGGTGGAAGTGCTGGATGCTGAAACCAATAAGACCTATGTATACAATGCAAAGATTATTTTCTTAAATGCATCTACATTGAACAGTACCTGGATCCTGATGAACTCGGCCACGGATATCTGGCCGGGCGGGCTGGGCAGTTCCAGTGGCGAGCTGGGCCATAACCTGATGGATCATCACCTGGGCGTGGGTGCAGCCGGACGGGTGGAAGGGTTTGAAGATAAGTACACATTTGGACGCCGGGCCAATGGTATCTATATACCGCGGTTCCGGAATATGAATGGCGACAAGCGCGATTACCTGCGTGGTTTCGGCTACCAGGGCGGCGGCGGCCGCGGCCGTGGCAACGCCTCTGCAGAAGAGCAAACCATTGGCGTAGCCCTGAAAGAGTCCTTAACAGAGCCGGGATCCTGGACCATGAATATCGGCGGTTTCGGAGAGATCCTGCCCTACCATGAAAACCAGGTAACGCTGGATAAAAACAAAAAGGATAAATGGGGCCTGAATGTACTGGCGATTGATGCCGAGTGGAAGGAGAACGAACGGAAGATGCGCGTTGATATGAAGAACGATGCCATCGAAATGCTGGAAAAAGCCGGTGTTAAAGATGTAAAGGGCAGGGATGGCGATGGTACAATCGGCCGTGGAATTCATGAAATGGGCACAGCACGTATGGGCGCAGATCCAAAAACATCCGTGGTTAATAAATGGAACCAGGTTTGGGATGCGCCGAACGTATTTGTAACCGATGGTTCCTTTATGACTTCGGCAAATTGCGTAAACCCATCCTTAACTTATATGGCCTTTACTGCCCGGGCGGTGGACTATGCCGTTAATGAATTGAAAAAACAAAATCTTTAA
- a CDS encoding ATP-dependent Clp protease adaptor ClpS, whose amino-acid sequence MSLAGTNPFTKTEVETDVLTAEASSWQLIVWNDDVNTFEWVIETLMEVCGHSYEQAEQCSYLIHFKGKYAVKEGQYEDLEPMCNAILDRGISATIEELVS is encoded by the coding sequence ATGAGTTTAGCCGGTACCAATCCGTTTACAAAAACAGAGGTCGAAACCGATGTGCTCACGGCTGAGGCCAGCTCCTGGCAACTGATCGTGTGGAACGATGATGTAAACACATTCGAATGGGTAATTGAAACCCTGATGGAGGTTTGCGGGCATAGTTATGAGCAGGCCGAACAATGTTCCTACCTTATTCATTTCAAAGGTAAATACGCTGTTAAAGAAGGACAGTACGAAGATCTTGAACCGATGTGCAACGCCATCCTCGACCGGGGGATTTCCGCTACGATCGAAGAACTGGTTTCCTAA
- the aat gene encoding leucyl/phenylalanyl-tRNA--protein transferase, protein MAIFALSDELYFPPVHLAEKDGLLAMGGDLSSERLLLAYANGIFPWYETPPILWWCPDPRFVLFPDEFRRSKTVRSLIHKNAFQFTINKAFEAVIRHCQQVKRSNQEGTWITEEVVAAYHALHLQGYAHSAEVWKEGALVGGLYGIRLGRVFFGESMFSLVSNASRYAFTRYVAHLQDEQVALIDCQVYSEYLESMGARMIEGEKFATLLKQYIPAR, encoded by the coding sequence ATGGCTATTTTTGCGTTGTCAGACGAACTGTATTTTCCGCCGGTACACCTGGCTGAAAAGGACGGATTACTGGCGATGGGCGGCGACCTTAGCTCCGAACGGTTACTGCTGGCCTATGCCAACGGCATTTTTCCCTGGTATGAAACGCCTCCCATTCTCTGGTGGTGCCCCGATCCGCGTTTTGTGTTGTTTCCCGATGAATTCAGGCGCAGTAAAACGGTACGGTCGCTGATCCATAAAAACGCATTTCAGTTTACAATAAACAAGGCATTTGAAGCCGTAATCCGTCACTGCCAGCAGGTAAAGCGCAGCAACCAGGAAGGCACCTGGATTACCGAAGAGGTGGTGGCTGCATACCATGCGCTGCATTTACAGGGATATGCGCATAGCGCCGAAGTATGGAAGGAAGGAGCATTGGTAGGCGGCCTCTATGGTATCCGGCTGGGCCGGGTATTTTTTGGAGAAAGCATGTTCAGTCTTGTCAGCAATGCCTCCCGCTATGCATTTACCCGATATGTAGCGCATCTGCAAGACGAACAGGTGGCACTGATCGACTGCCAGGTATATTCGGAATACCTCGAAAGCATGGGGGCCCGTATGATTGAAGGGGAAAAATTTGCTACACTCCTGAAACAATATATTCCTGCACGGTAA